The window gtttctacctaaatggtagaaaaggccctccaacctttgcatgggatgaggatcgaacccatgacctctgtctccagaggcaaggatgtttaccactgatccaaccatgttgTTTTCTTATAGTCatgattgattttattttattcacatTATCAATTTCTTTATTGTACCTCATGGGTACGAGCTAACTTGTTTTAAATGTGATTTTCGAAAATACttagtatttaaaggaaaaaGCCATACGTTAGCGGCGATCAGTTGGACCTTTAATTTattaacataattttttattgacttctttcttttatttatccGCATAAGGCTCAATCCGGGTTGTTGTTCGTATTGGTGTAACAGGGTAGATCAGTTTTCACAGGTTAAGCTGTTAGTGCCTATTCTGAAACTGGAGTTTCAAACATTGATTCAttaacaaaatccaaattaaatATGCAGCATCTACATGTTGTAAGATTGTGAACACTATCAAATTTACACAGTTTTGTTTAATGGGTTGCGAGAGATGACTAGGAACATATGGCTAGTACTCGAATGTGTCATTAGGTTAACGATCGAATCATCGAAAGCCACATAATATGTCCTCATTGTACAAATGTGGGAAAGCAGTGGACATGGATAGCAAGATATGAGTTTTTTATGAAGCCTTTGTTGGTTTACAGGTGTTCAAAAtccttttttttcctctttAAAAGGTAATTGTTATATGTACATAGAGCAACAAAGTAAACCTACATTTGTATTGTAAATCCATTTCATAGACTTATACATCTTAATTACTAAGTAGTAAGTACCAAGTATAACTTATGTGTGTGATAACATGTGCCGGGTGCATGACTGGAAATGGGCTCAAAACCAAAAAGTCAAATGTATCCAAATACTTTTGGTCCGTATAATGGGTATATATCAACTGGACTGCACTTTTGCAGGCGAATACTAGCTTGGAGGCCCAAACTTTACTGTGATTTCAAGTAGACGTTAGATGGGCATACAATAAGTGGGTTGTGAGGCCCAAACCTCATACGttgttaaattttataacaCATTGTACAAATATTCAACGCATAGTTGTGCTAAATTTACCCAACTATGTGATATATACCAATATCAACtccctttatttttaatttttaccatATCAAGAGTGTAGACAAATATTTAGTTACTAAAAGAAAAACATCTACAAAATAAGCCTGTTGATCAATAATTCTATAATCGTTTTACATTAGTAAAATCTCAAGACAGTTGAATAAAAAGTGCGGTGATCGGTCTTCAGTCCACAGAGGCTTGCTTAATGGTCCATTTATAGAACTACTACGTGTTTTGATCTGGGTCTAAACAACCCATTTGGTTCGGAAAAAACCGACAAACCAACCAATACAGacaaatatatgtaaattaaatGTTATTTATTCCAATGAGGGGAAGCTTTGTGATGCCAAATGAGACTTGCCACACCCATGTGTATTTTTTGAAACCATGTACAAAAGATCACTATAGGCATTAACTAATTTGAGAATCGAGAACTAGAGTTAAAGTTGTGGCCGAGAATTGAGATTGGGCCTCTCTTAAAATTTAGTTTGGTCAAAGGTATGGGGGATCATGTGCCTTGTTCTTGGATCAGTAAAGTGCATAAACATACCTAGTGGGCTGCATTTAACTCTTCTATTTTTGATCCCTTTGTCcttttcttcaactttttttttttttttttttttttttgaacacaTAGACTTTGTCTTTAGTAAGTGAAAACTATTTCATGGTATCCGGAGCAAACAacgtaaataattaatttttattttttttttagttttccattttttttttttttttgtaatatataatttGTGTGAGCTTTTACGATAGTAGAAACGAtgtataaaatcaaaagataatgTGATTATGTTAATTGTCTATTCAAAATCTCAAATAACTAacatatatgttgtatgtgttttcttatcaaaaaaagaattaaaataagAGTTGGTACGTgcttaatgaaataataaaatttctCATGGGTTAAGCAATTTACTAATACTTCATTTACTCTAAATGGCGGGTTGAGTGATACTTAAAGAGTAATTAAGAGACAACGTCTCTGACATGAGTGCCTTCTAGTCTACTTTACCCCCAACAAAGCCTACATATTTACGTAGATGAAGCATCTATTTAAGTCAAATATTATCTTAATCATGCAAAGTGGGTTTTGCATATCAGCAAGTCATTAGTCATCTTTCAAATATATTAGAAAAACAACTTTATGTTTCTAATTATATATGCAAGTAATAATATTTCAAACAGTTTCACATCCAAGATCATAGTCCTAAATTGGGACTAAATTTAATGAGTTAAAGTTTACTAAAACTGTTGATGATCTTCATGAACATTTTTAAAGCTTATTAGTTAATTATGTATCATTATTGATCTTTCAAAAGATAAGTCAACTAAAGTCGGAGAAAAAAATTGATCAAAAGTTTAGGATTGtagataattattaatttaactaCAAGAATAGCTGGGTGTAAACATTAAAACACTAAATTGTGGCAAAAAAGTATATTGCTTTGTAGGTCGCATTAGGTtcataaaatttgataaaatttaatgaaattgtAATTGAATTCTTTTCCTTAATGTATTTGGTGAGTCCTATCTAAATATACTACTCCATGCATTCAACGAAGGGTGCCTATAGAATGTGTCACCAAATTAAAAGATGCAAATTAATGATAAAAAGGAAATAAGACATAGATAGACAGAATTGTATACAATAATTAAGTACTTAAAATATAGGTAAGGAGAAATTagttaagttaaaaaaatgatGACTTTAAACCTTAATAATACTCATCGATAATATTACGAAGTAATAATAATCATCGATACATATAttgttacgagtattatattGGTATAAGGAGAATAAATATAGAGGATATAAGAGAATAAAATAGAGGATATAAATTATATCGATGATCCGAAAGTTGAGCACAAGCATTGGCATCAATTGATGGTACATTCTttaagagaaaacaaatgaaggGCACATGTATACATAATAATGTTGCCAAGAAACATGTGTAATAAGTTACATCGCATATGCCTTATTTTCAGTtttacacacatacatatatatatacactaaaaaaaatttaaagtaacTTCTAATACCGTTCTAATGAGTTATAGGTCTTAATACCATCTTCAACGGTATATGTGGGAGGTTGTGATCTAGACAGTTTTACCCTCATCAAAGGTAGAGAGTCTGTTTTCAGGTTCtaccaaaaataaattaaaaaaggcaTTCAACCTTGCTGGACATGAAGATTGAACCCCTGACCTATGTTATCTTAGGCAATGGCTTTGacaaagggattagtttcctgaaatgtaactatctttgaccaaatgtctatagtaggaaataactaaagttgtgtgtattgtatgtaagcaacttgaaaaaatgtttattgtatgtaagaaaacatacgtgacaaccatctacaggtgccacttgttagattttaattggttgaaacaaaattcttacatacaataaacattttttcgagttacttatatacaatacacataaatttagttattttctactatagacatttattcaaagtttcttacaatcctggaaattaacccctttaacaaatatatatatatataaactatgtATATGATAATAATTACATGTACGTATATATAGACTTCTATACatagtataatgtatatatattttggctTTAAACAATCACCCACAAATATTATTAACTAATCTATAATCTATTAATAATAGACGTACTATAATTTACAAActattgattgattgatgaaaCGAAAgacgttattattattatttttttttaaataaaaataaaaccgaAAGACGTTATTCATCTATACATTTTGCTTTTGGCCTCTTAAAAACCTTAAATTCTGAGCTTCATGTCAAACAAAATTCTTTagaatactaataataataatattggaACTTAGAGCTCCTAACAACTCAATGCCAACTTGAATATCATGTCATTTGTAACTATATTGGATATGTTATAATATGGTTATTTGGTTCAATAAATATGACAAttaccataagcaacaaaagattaatattaacaaaaaaaaaaaagaaggtaaaTGTTACAATACAACTTTCACTGTATATTAGAATGACATTTTCACGATGTGTATACAACatttagaaaggaaaaaaatgataaaaaaaaaaaaaaaaaaaaaaaaagaatagagGGAGCCTCGTCATCCTCGCTATGCAAAATACCCAAACATTCTTAAAAACTTGTGTTAGGGCTCTCTGGAGAGGGCTGGCCTTCTGTGtgctatatatatggtttttttttttttttttttggttacatCAGATATGGTatattcatgtatatataatatgtagaaaaaaataaataatagtaaaagagACAAATTAAGTTACAATTTCTAAAATTAGAAAGTTGAGATGCATCTTCTGTGAGTTGGAACCTTTTGTTTTTTctgatttaattcttttttccattcttttccaatgtcttttgatatttttactGCATCAGCAGAAGCACCAGCCAACCCTCTCCTTGTGAATCCAGCTGCATATAATCCTCCTTTTCCTTTCCATCCATTAGGAAATGGTGTTTTTGGGAATCCATTTTCGGCGAAAAATTCTTTCTCCTGTTAATAGAAAATGTCACAATTTAattagtcaaagtcaaagaaTGATCATTTATGAAGCATAATTAAATCATTAGTGAAAAGTTTGAATTGTGATGCTTACATGAAGCCAAAATGGGACATTGCTGAAATATCCGGTGGCCAAAATGACTGCATCGATATTGAGAGAATCGTCGTTGACTAATTCGACTGTTTTACCAGTGAATCTTTTGATCCCGGGCACAACAGTTATGTCACCAGACCGGATTTTTTCAAGTGCTCCAATGTCAAGAACCGGGGTCTTTCCATGCACATTTTTTAGTGTTAGAGGACCTAAAGATGGTCTTTTTATCCCGTAACGTTGAATGTCTCCTATTATGAACCATGAGAAGATCAACATAAGCTTGTCCACTATCCATAGAGGTAGCCATGCCATCAACATCATTGCCAAATCGAATGTCGATTTTCCAAACATTTCTCTTGGCAAAACATGAACCTAATAAAAGTGGAAAATGATAGATTAGTAACTAAATTGTCTattgatttttacttttatttttttgaaaaagcgaCACTATTATTTGTTGGCTTTAGAGTACTTACCGAGCTACGAACAACCATCGATGGCTTTGCATTGTGGTTAGAGAGATCAAGAGAGACTTCCATGCCAGAATTTCCACAACCGACGACCAAAACGTTCTTTCCTTGGTATTTGGCACCGGATTTGTAATCTTTTGCATGGATTACTTCCCCGGAGAATTCTTTCAGGCCTTGGATTTCAGGCATTACTCCTTCGGCATTTTCCCCTGTGGCGACCACAAGCATCTGGCAGATATATTCGGTCTCAGACCGAATAGATCCGACCGTTGATGTGGTTTTGACACGCCAAAGCTTACATGCTTCATCATATTTCGCTGACTGGACACACTCGTTGAACTGTGGCTTTATCTCGAATTTTTTTGCATAGTCCTCGAGATAAGCGATAAATTGTTTTTTGGTTGGGTATTCAGGGTATTCCGCGGGGAATGGTACTTTTGGTAGCTGACAGAACTTTTTTGGGAGGTGGAGTTTAAGGCGGTCATAAGTACGTTTTTGCCAAAGGGAGGCAATGCAGTCAGATCTTTCGATGACTACAAATGGAATCCCTTGGTCCTTAAGGCAAGCCGAGATAGCTAGCCCTGAGGGGCCAGCTCCTACTATAACTGGCCCGTTGACCCACACACATCGAGGCCCATAAAAGTCATTTTTCTCGGAGAATCTAAACATCTTTGGAAAGCTTTTAAGATGTGTAAGCAAATGAATATGCTGAAGTTGCTTGTAAATTAATTGCTACAAGTTTGACGGAGACTTTTTGGTTTTGTAGGCTTTACTTGTATATAAAAGGCAGGTAATTGTTTTTGAGATGTGTTTTTGAATGAAATGAGATGATGGATGTAGAGCTATTTATATAGTGTGGGGGGTGAGTTAAGATAGATGGTGGGGTTGGGGGGATGTGAGGTGGGGTAGCATGTGAGAAAGGTGGTGGAGACAATTAATGCATATATTTTGAAAGGTCATTTTAAACCATAAGCTAAACAATTTTTCAAATAATGATTATGTATAAACTAATTCTTATTATTGTATGAGAATAATATATGCAATATATGATTTACGTATTTTATACACCATAACAATAATTCAATTATTATTGATGTAGATAATAAAATCCTTTTCTTACTACTATTATAATCTTTTGAACATATATTGTTGTTTTCAAATTCCACTTTGTTAAAGAAATTAAGTTGAAataagtcatttgaaaagttaCATCAATTGTCTTAATTTGTGATATATATCATTCATAAGTTAATAAATCATGTCTAAAACATGAATCCAAATGAGCGTTCGTATTATACTCATACGCTACCATGGTCAAAGTCGACATGGAATCAAAAATACTTGaaccaaaagatatataaaataaaattaacccCACATATCCACATGCATGATCGAATCGATATAACTAACCAAGTCTCGTAGAGTTAAAAAACTGCCGGGGAGGTTTATATGGAACTGAAAATTTTGATTCTAGTTAACATGTCAGTGAAGTTTTCGAATCAAGATTATCATGTTTTACAAAatagaataaaagaaaagatagaTTAAAAATCACTCTTAACTACTATATATGATCTCGATAAGATATACTTttactatttaatatattaaacacCCTAAAGCTGACTAGATGCACTATGTGCCACCTTGGACACTTCATATCCTATTGGCTCATGGCCACTTACAATTTTAGTTAACACTAGTTGTGCCTATTGTAATTTGCAAGCCCCACTTCCAACTCATGATATACACTTAATATCTCACCCTTATTATTGGACAAAAAGTAGATGAAGAAAAGATTTCGACGAATATTATGTTTCAACATAGACAAGTATAAGATGTTAAGATTATATATGTTACAGGCAAGTATAAGATGCTAATAGAGCAAAATGGTATAGCTCCCTCAGTCCCTTATATTGACCATTGAATGCATACTATGTGGAAGACCCGATTTCCGCAAGTTCGAGTACTTGTGTTGATTGGTGCTACCACAATAATGATTTTTGGACCGGTTTATAAGATCACTTAAGCATTTTCTCGACAAATCTATCCAAATCCGTTGAGTTTAAGGAAGGGTTTggatcaatgttttaaataccggtagaTATCgaccggtattaccggtatcgGAGGGTAATATATATTAACTGAACAGAAAAGTGGAAACTCCCGCGGGATGATTCTCTCTCTGCGAGTTTCTCTTTTGCGCTACGATGAAGCTTTTTACTCTTTAAGTGCACCACTCCTTCGGTACAACTAGCCCGATATTTTGTCtgatattttcactattcattACCGACGGTATTTTCCGAAATTTCGATATTTTTCGGTATTGTAAAACCGGTTTGACTTCATATAATTGAGAGTCAATTTAGTATAGTTCGAGTATTGTTATTTAGGGTAGCTCGAGCTCGGCCTGACTCAGACCGATTCGACTTCAAATAATTGAGAGTCGATTTAATTAGTACGTATAGTTCGTCAACTGTCTCCTCTCGTTGACAGCGTTAAGTACACACATGCCACGGTATGATCGAACCAATAAACCATGTTTCGAAACCCAAGGCTCTTCAATGTTTGCTAGTTATGTTACTAGTACTTTACAAGTTTCTTTGTTGAACGATGAACTTTACAAGTTTGGTTGATAAATACACTAGTTTCCCAAAAATTTCTACATCTTGATAACATACTTTAACAATTATATTTGCTTACCAACATCCGTTTTAAAGTTatggtaataataatatagtttcttacccgggcgttgccccagGAAATTAACATAACTATACTTTATATAACGTGCATTACAAAAGCATATCAAAAGTGATGTAGGCAATTTTAACTAGCGGTTTGTTGGACCTCCGACCCCTCCTCATAAAttataccttgagatgagataCCCAAGACTTGAATCCGAGACCTTGGGAAAAAAACTCATATCCAAGACCCATAtaatggatttagaagatacttCTGGCTAACCTACCTATATAGAATTGTTTAAAATAAGATTAAGATCATTCATGTAGCTAGCACTTTGTTTTTTCTTGAATGACGAATATATTACTCTTTTAAATTACATTAAATACATAAAACTATCTTAttatcaaaaattgaaaattggTCTCTACTCTTATAGTCAAAAGCCTCTAAAATGGCCTACCCTCATATTGACTGCATATAACACTTTATGAGATCTAATTGCATCACACATGATATCAGTACTGGTGatgaaaaaaagttattaaaaatgtattgttacttttaaaaaaagaaagaaaatgagaatatattaaataggaaaatgatttatccaaCTAAAACATTAGCCTAAAATAAATCATCTTAATAGTTTTAAAAGATGGTAATATGTGAAtaccactaattttcttttttaattttaccatGATATTTTTCATGTGTCATCGTCCAAAagttaggagaatttttaggctatcATAATAGGAAGATCGATTATTTCCCTACTATTAAATATGTAATTGGTTAATACTTACGTACGTATGGTATATGGAGGCAATAAACAACAATTGTTAGGCTGGACGGAGTGGGTAGGGGAGGGAATCGGTACCGGGCCGGTACCGGTTGGCACACCGCGCCGACCCCCCGGTACCAGTAGGGTGGGGAGCGTTTTGGGGAGGGTTGTGCCGGTTGTGGTGCCGATTGAAAGTTGcgtccttgttttttttttttttttttttttaatttctgtaaacatagatatagatataagatatgtgtatatatgtattggcTGTTGTGCACCTATATAAAGAAGATGACTAGATTTattgactatttttgttttcaacCCTCAAGTTTGATATTTATTTCCAAACTACCtcaaaataaatatgttatagTTATTAGGATTATTATtacttctattattattatcattatcattatatttattattattattattattattattattattattattttactattttaaattagttttagttattatttaaaataaaaataaatagaaattaaattaaatagaaaagggtggggaggagAGGGGAGGGATGACGAGGTGCTCCTAGCATTAGGGGAggagaggagaagaaaaattggggaggggaggggaggagtggggaagccCTCCCCCCACCCTAGAATAGACTTGATATATTATATGGCACAATTTATATTGAATGATATAGGTGAATTCTTATAGATTCATCCCCCGGAGGAACCGGACATGATAATTTTTTATCATCCGGCTCGAGTAAGAATAAAAAGAACCAAATGAATCCATATCCatccatatataatataataataatatgataatataattataataattaattaaatttaaatttaaatttaaattaaagtgCCAATATATGTATGCGTACGTGATTTCAATTCATCTATAAGCAAATTAATAATTACGAATGTACAAATTAAATCGTTTCAGATCGTATAACCTtatatttaattgttttaatGGTTACATAAGTGTGTATGGAGGAAGATAATTTTCTAATATGGTGGGGTTCGATATTACTTTTTGCaagtaaataatataatttatcatCTTTATTATCATCTTTTTCAATATTATCATCTTATAATCATAATTGAGTCATGAATTaatataaccatatatatatatatatatttaacatttcaTTCCCATTATTgtgaatttcattaaaaatggACGCCAATTGAGTTTTAGTATATCCATTAAAAATTGCCTATCTAGACAtcaaatataaagttttataaacatcATATAGATCATCATGGCCGTTTTTAACCTCGTGACTGGCCTCAGATACCACAATTTGATAGCAATTCCCGTAACCTTGAAATCACAAAAAGCTTTTGCAACTTGCAACCTAGCTAGTTTCCATGACCATGACTACGTGGTACTCTGAACATCTTATAAGATTAATTATGCGTTCATGCATGTTTATGTGATTGTGTGCACAAAGCTTGAACCGATAACCCCACTCATCAAGCTCTCTAATTCACAACCGAccactataataataatagataaaaatCCTGTATGACCCATAAGTGTAGAACGATCAAAGGAAAATCAACCACTTTTAATCAATTCGATGAGCATGTCGATCAGAAAAATACTAATATTATTTTCCTTGATTTAATGGATAACGCGTAGGCAAACCGAAAGTAATGCAAATGAGCAAATCCCTAATCTTTTTCGACCGGTGCTAAAAGTAATAATTATTTGAGGAAGAATTTATTGcatacataaaatatttaagtactttttcatttgttcttttcatatctatatatttagatttctatttttttaaaaatatattaaattaaagagTTTTGCCTCTTAGGACTTTCACTAAGATGCATCAAATACTtctacacttatcataaaatttagataTGAACTTATGATATTAAAATGTACAACGGTTAGGTGAAACCCTTCGTTTAAcatttttctaaattaaaaaaattattattctaATTATTTATTGATCAATTATAATTctgatcaattttttttaaattgatttttacttttaattttgactttaactataataattataaatcagatCTACTCTCATGTCAAATACAGGAAAAATTAATAACATTGTTAAAGataaatgcaaataaaaaatcttataaatttaaatttaagtaaaataagaaaaacaaacagATAACTTAGAtgtaaaaattacaaataaagtCAAATTAAAATAAGGGATAattgcagaaaatagaaagcacccTTAGACCAATTCACGATattagcagtgacctttaaaagtttttgattttagcaatgacctttcatttattggcgtaaatagcaacatttgacacgtgtctTTGATGACGTGGAAAATTTTAATGACGTGACAACTTTTTACTGACGtggattttattatttatctatatttctTATTTTCGTTGCCCAGTCGGTTCCCCCAAAATAGAAACCCCTAAATCCTAACATTGACATAGGTTGATAGAATTCATAAAACCGAAAATCGATTACTTTAATCATAAGGTAGATGGATGATGTCTtgttacaaactattacatggTCAGAATTTTTGGGGGAAAGGTAAACGGAATTTATAGAAGCATCACCTCCCTGTAAATCATAATTAAAAGAAACGCAAAATTACATGGTGAAGAAAACAAATTAAGGACCCATTGTGATTAATATGGTAGTAACTAGTAAACTAGCAATACCCTCAATGGAGGTGGTGGCTTGAATGTTTGTAGACAATCAGTAGTCTTCAAATCCCAAACCTGTATAAAACAAATCACATTAATCAAAAGAATTAGTCATGACATATTCAACACATTTACAGATAAACGACACTGGGAATCACACTATATCTCTATGAAGCCGAATGAAACGGGTCAAATATTGTATTTTAATGTACAAAATCTcttaatcattattatatttaaatagaaaaaaaatataaccaatAGAACCCTCAATTCCTTCCCTATCGCCCGTAGTCAATTTTGGGTTTATGAACTCTGTACACCCTAAATGTGTGTCACTGTTACGATGTGGGAATTTTTATTTTGGGGGAAACTGACCTgacaatgaaaataaaaataatagataaataagaaaatacacatcagtaAAAGTTTGTCACGTCATCAAAATTTTCCACGTCATCAAagacacgtgtcaaatgttgctatttacgccaataaatgaaaggtcattgctaataactaaaacttttaaagatCACTGCTAATATCGTGAATTGGTCTAAatgtgctttctattttctgcagttatcccttaaaataatttaatatatcatggagatatgtttttattaatttaattactactactactactaataataataaactaaaaagatatatttatatatatatatattgtatataaattatttttaaattaagtatttagtaagatttaagtttttattaaaagttaaaaagtttaacttattaatgtaaaacaaaaagaCGTAAATTAATGAGAGGATATCGAAT is drawn from Erigeron canadensis isolate Cc75 chromosome 9, C_canadensis_v1, whole genome shotgun sequence and contains these coding sequences:
- the LOC122582714 gene encoding probable indole-3-pyruvate monooxygenase YUCCA5, whose product is MFRFSEKNDFYGPRCVWVNGPVIVGAGPSGLAISACLKDQGIPFVVIERSDCIASLWQKRTYDRLKLHLPKKFCQLPKVPFPAEYPEYPTKKQFIAYLEDYAKKFEIKPQFNECVQSAKYDEACKLWRVKTTSTVGSIRSETEYICQMLVVATGENAEGVMPEIQGLKEFSGEVIHAKDYKSGAKYQGKNVLVVGCGNSGMEVSLDLSNHNAKPSMVVRSSVHVLPREMFGKSTFDLAMMLMAWLPLWIVDKLMLIFSWFIIGDIQRYGIKRPSLGPLTLKNVHGKTPVLDIGALEKIRSGDITVVPGIKRFTGKTVELVNDDSLNIDAVILATGYFSNVPFWLHEKEFFAENGFPKTPFPNGWKGKGGLYAAGFTRRGLAGASADAVKISKDIGKEWKKELNQKKQKVPTHRRCISTF